GCAAGCAGTCGAGAGCCATTGCTGAGGACAGACTCGTGTCTATCCAGACGCTTTCCGGAACTGGCGCCTTGCACGTGGCGggcaagtttttgaaggagTTTTACGTGTCCAAGACCGCCAAAGAGCCTCCTGTCATCTACCTCTCGAAACCTACGTGGGCCAACCATGTGCAAATATTCGAGTACCTTGGCCTGAAGACGGCCTCTTACCCGTACTGGAACGACGAAACCAAGTCGTTGGACCTGGATGGCTTTGTGAAGGCCATAGAGCAGGCTCCAGAAGGCTCTGTGTTTTTGCTCCACGCAACAGCTCACAACCCGACCGGGCTCGACCCTAAACCCGACCAGTGGCTCAAAATTCTACAGGCTATCGAAAAAGGCAACCATTTGGCCTTATTTGACTCAGCGTACCAGGGTTTCTCGTCCGGATCGCTCGATAAAGATGCATGGGCCGTGCGCGAGGCCGTCGACAAGAAGTACAGCTTCCCCATCATTGTGTGCCAGTCGTTCGCCAAGAACGCCGGAATGTACGGCGAAAGAGTCGGCGCTGTTCACGTGGTGCTACCGGAACACGACACAGCGCTCAACAAGGCCGTGCTGTCGCAGCTGTCCAAGATTATCCGCGCCGAAATCTCGAACCCACCAGCATACGGAGCCAAGATCGTGTCTCTGATCCTCAACACGCCCGAGCTGATGAAACAGTGGGAGGACGACCTGGTGACCATGAGCTCAAGAATTTCCAAGATGCGCCAGACGCTCActgccgagctcgagaagctgggTACGCCGGGCTCCTGGAAGCACATTGTCGAACAACAGGGCATGTTCTCCTTTACCGGCTTGACTCCGGCCCAGGTCGAGAGATTGGAAAAGAAGCACGGCGTGTACCTTGTCAGCTCTGGCAGAGCCAGCATTGCCGGTCTGAACGAGGGCAACGTCAAGCACGTGGCCAAATGTatcgacgaggtggtgAGAAGTGTGTAGATAAGTACAAAAGCACCCCTACACCAAAAGTATGTTTTCTAAAAATTAAAACACATACATATATTGCTTGCTTCTATTCACCTCTCCAATGTCTCAGAGACTGTCTCGAAGAGCTAAAAAATCCTCGATTCCACCGCCAGAGTCGGCGATGTCTGATGCCTCTGATTCTGAAGGTGCATCCATCGAGAACATCAAGACCAGAcggtcctcgtcgatgtcctcgatcttctcTCTGACCGACGAGCCTCTGCCTCCGCCCAATGAAACTGATATCATAGCATTCACTTCGGACAATAGACATCTATCTTTCATTAGAAACCTACATATGGCCGACTTCATCACCATGTTGAACGGCTTTAGTGGTTTTTACTCGATCATTTCATGTCTCAGATTCACGCTAACGCGCCAGAGTCATTACGTGCAACGggcaatcttcttcatttttctgggtctgtttttcgacttCTTTGATGGAAAAGTCGCCagactcagaaacaaggCCTCTTTGATTGGCCAGGAGCTCGATTCGCTCGCTGACCTTATCTCGTTCGGAGTTGCCCCCGCCTCGATTGCGTTTGCCATAGGGCTCCAAACCACTCTCGACGCTCTTTGTCTCACCTTCTGCGTTCTGTGTGGGCTCGGCAGACTTGCCAGATTCAACGTCACCGTTTCCAACATCCCCAAGGACTTCACCGGCAAGTCCAAGTATTTTGAAGGACTGCCTATTCCATCGTCCCTGTGGCTCGTGTTTTTAATGTCGTTCCTTGTTTACAAGCAGTGGACTGCCGCCGATCTGCCATTGGGACTTCTGTGGGAGGGCAAGTTCTATGAGTGGCACCCTTTCAGTGGACTGTTCTTTGTCCAGGGCTGTCTGATGATTAGCAAGAGCTTGAGAATCCCTAAGCCGTGATTTATTATGTATTCATCTAAAAGGTTTGCGTCCTTTCACTTGCCATTTTTCGTCCTCCTGCGAGCTTCCCGGTCGTATATTAGTCTTTTTCGCAGAGGAGAGATTGAGTCTGCTGCTCGGCGTTGCGGCCGATTTCTGTACTGGAGTCTGGTCCAACGACGATGAATGCGATCTCACAAGCTTGGGAATCGACGACTGGCGTCTTGTAGAGCTCGAGACGGTGCGGCTATTGCCTCGAAGATACGATCGTCTGGCCGGAGTTTGTCTTATCTGCGCGGTTTTGCTGGGCCCTGGGGGAGGCATGGTCGTTCTGTCTTTGCGTTCTGTTTcgagcttctcgatctcTGCTTGCAGAGAGTCGATCTTGCTctggatctcgtccaactgctgtttctggttccATGTCTTGGGAGTCGGTGCCTCTTCAAAATTCACGCACCATGCATTAATATTGAGGCCAAACAGAAACGAGCCAAACGACTCGTTGAAGTTTGTCAGCGACTCATGgatctcgttcagcttcaacagTTTCATGTGTATGCTGTCCAGGTGGTCAATGAACTCAAACTGTCGAGCCTTATCGAAAAACGGCAGATCGGACTCGCCGGATCCTGGGCCCCCGTCCTGTGTGGCCTCTGTTGAATCGCTCTGCGCTAAAGACCCCGGAGTCGACAGAGAGGGCGGGTTGTGTTGCGAACGATAAGGGGACGAGAGAGGATAGTGCTGCTGTTTTGACGCCGGCGACGTGGACGTGCCTATCAGGTTGGACGACCGCATGCTACGTCTGTTCTGGTTCGGCGTGGCCGGCCGCACTATGGGCAGCCGCGAGCTCGTTCCCTCGGTTTCGAACGGTCTCATTAAATTAGGGCTATTgttttttttaattttcgCAAATACGCGTCGCTACGATTCGGTGTACGGATGTCAGACGGAGTAATATTATGTACAGACTAGCCCAGGTACTTGTTGGCGTGCTTGAGCTTCTCCAtcttttccatctttgGGTTGATCACTTTGCTGTTCTTGATCACCACGCGTAGCAGAATGGCTGAAATGAAGCATAGACCCCACCACGTGACCATATACTGCATATGATTGTTCGTGTAGTCCACGGTTGGTGCTTTTCCCAGAGGCACGCCGGCGCTCATGAATTGCAAAGGGCTGAACTCTGCATCTGGATCCTGAGCGGGGACCTCTTTTGAAGGTGGCGATTTGGCCCAAAACTTCCACCACGGATTGCTCTTAtgctcttcctctggtAGCCATTCCGGATGGTCTTTGAAGTTCTGGATGGCAACGGCATATAGCGGCCGCGTGTGCAATTCTTCCGCCATCGCTTCCAAGTCGAGGTACGTGTAGAGTTTCGAGCCCTGTTCGTGCTCCATGTGGAATCTGCCTTTGGACGGAGGCACTCTCAGCAGACACTCGATGGTGATTTCACCTTGCGGACACGAAAGATGTTGCAGCCGTCTGCTCTCTGGAATCACCCTGTCCTCTCTGATCCAACCACGGTTGACCAGCACTTCACCGGCGCCGTTTGACTGAATCAGGGGACAAATCAATAAATATCCTTTCTGGCCGTTCTCCAGTCTCGGACCCACAAACACCTCACGGCTGTAGTCAAATTTACCCGTGAGCAGCACTCTGCGGTACTCTAAATCGCCCACCTGGTCTGGAGTGACCGACTTTGGCAACGGAAGCGGCTTGTACGTGAGTCTGTCTTCGCAATCGGCAaccagcttgttcttccACTTTAGACGTTGGTACTGCCAGCAACCGAGCAAAAACGTCACGACGGGGGTCAAGCACAGCAGACCGAAAAATATTCGTCTGCTGGTTTTCGACTCCAACTCCCTTCCTTTGATCAACTGTTTTGAGGTCTTCATTGGGTCCCAATCGATGTTGTCCGTCTTGACCGTCGCATAGAGTCTATTTCTCCAAAGGAATTCCATATTCGTCCGTGAAGTGGCTCTGGGCATCACGTGCCGGCCAGACCGGATTCCAACAATCAATCTGTTCATCAGAGAATAAAGAATAATTCAagaaattatttaattatttgACCCGATACGGCGATAGCaacaatttttttgtcgcGTTGCAGGATTCTCATAGGCGTGCAATTTTCTCCCTCTCTGCTTAAACCGCACCTGCTGAGCTAACAATCGCTTTAGCATCAAAGGCCAGTAACGAGGGCCTCCCTTTCTCTGTAATTCCCTGCTgacaacaagctgattTTTATTTTGCTGCCATATTAATAATACAATTAGTGTACATCTATCTACAGTCAATTGCAGTCTAGTTATTTCTTCCCTGCTGCCTTTTCCGCCGCCTTTCTCAACAATTCCAGATCTGTGTCCTTCCTATGGACGTCTTTCATCAGTGCACACCACTCTTCGCCGGAATGAGGATCGTTTTCCTTGAAACGAGCCTCGAGCTCCCGAATTTCACCCTTCGTCCCGTgtttcatcaaaaatgcGTAGTAGTGGATATAGTAGTCGCCATAGCCGGCGTCCTTTTCGTAGCAGGCATCGAAAAACTGCTTCGCGCGTGCAACTTTGCCAGAAAGCCACATATCTTTGGCAATGGTAAGAATAATCATCGGGTGGTCGTTGGTGGAGTTTAGAGCCGTGGTGTACAAGTTCTTGCGGTGCGACGGTTTTGCATAGAGGATGTTCTGACGCCATAGCACCGCCGAGTTGGGAAGCTTCTTAAGAGCAGTGGACAGGATGCGCTCGGCTTGAGAACGGTTGTGTGCTCTTTCTTCCAGCAACACACGTTCCAGCTGGATCTGGTCACTGAACGGATTAGAGATCACTGCCTGGTCCAGAATCGAGCGCGCCTTGATCAAATTGCCTAGTTTTTCGTATGCTCGCACAAGATAAACCCAGAGTAGCGGGCTGTTTGGACACATTAACGTTCCTTTGAGGTATATTTCTGCAGCCTGTGTCAGCCGGTTTTCTTCCTCTAAAATCTGGCCCCATTGCAGGTATAATTTGAACTCTTTTGGATGATGCTGGATGCCCTGTTCGGCAAGTTTCTTGGCCGCTATCAAATTCTCGTTCTGCCTCTCAAAAGTGACGTTTTTGTACCATACCCGAGCTGTCTTTTTGCCGAGCTGTTCTCTGCACTTGACAAACAGCTGTctggcttcttctcctgAGCGCAGCTTTAGTGCCGCAAACCAGAGATCTTCGGAGTCTGGGTTAATCTGCAGCCCCTCTTCAATGATCGCCTTTGCTTTCTCGACATCACCGTCTTCTTTCCACTTGTCTTTAGCATACATCAGATAAAACATTTCGTATTTTGGATTTGCACGTGTGGCCATCTCATAAACAACATAAAGCTGGTCGTATTGTTTGAGTGTTTTCTCcattttgatgaaattcaTCCAACTTTCAATATCTTGTGGAAAGTTTGCCGTGATGAACATGTATATCGATCTGGATATTTCGGGTGATCTCTCCAAAGCATCGGCTTTCCAAACATCAAGCTTGTCGTCGTCAGTGACGCCCAAGTTCATGCTGTTGAACACAATGGCTCTGGCTACTAGTGAGAAGCCACCTTTTTCGCACTGCGACGCAATGTCCAGCCACGTCTCTCTATCCAAAGACGTGTGCTCGAAGCAAGACTCAACAATATGGCCAATTTTGACCTCGTTGCCGGTCCTttgctcctcttccttggccatttcTATCCAGACGGTGTGCGCATCGGCAGAATCAA
This window of the Ogataea parapolymorpha DL-1 chromosome VII, whole genome shotgun sequence genome carries:
- a CDS encoding Mitochondrial inner membrane protein required for assembly of cytochrome c oxidase (complex IV) → MNRLIVGIRSGRHVMPRATSRTNMEFLWRNRLYATVKTDNIDWDPMKTSKQLIKGRELESKTSRRIFFGLLCLTPVVTFLLGCWQYQRLKWKNKLVADCEDRLTYKPLPLPKSVTPDQVGDLEYRRVLLTGKFDYSREVFVGPRLENGQKGYLLICPLIQSNGAGEVLVNRGWIREDRVIPESRRLQHLSCPQGEITIECLLRVPPSKGRFHMEHEQGSKLYTYLDLEAMAEELHTRPLYAVAIQNFKDHPEWLPEEEHKSNPWWKFWAKSPPSKEVPAQDPDAEFSPLQFMSAGVPLGKAPTVDYTNNHMQYMVTWWGLCFISAILLRVVIKNSKVINPKMEKMEKLKHANKYLG
- a CDS encoding Aspartate aminotransferase, cytoplasmic; the encoded protein is MTRSFSIQNIPQLPPDPLFGLKARYSEDPRPNKVDLGIGAYRDNDGKPWILPSVRLAENLLQNSKEYNHEYLAISGYKAFTDAAARIILGKQSRAIAEDRLVSIQTLSGTGALHVAGKFLKEFYVSKTAKEPPVIYLSKPTWANHVQIFEYLGLKTASYPYWNDETKSLDLDGFVKAIEQAPEGSVFLLHATAHNPTGLDPKPDQWLKILQAIEKGNHLALFDSAYQGFSSGSLDKDAWAVREAVDKKYSFPIIVCQSFAKNAGMYGERVGAVHVVLPEHDTALNKAVLSQLSKIIRAEISNPPAYGAKIVSLILNTPELMKQWEDDLVTMSSRISKMRQTLTAELEKLGTPGSWKHIVEQQGMFSFTGLTPAQVERLEKKHGVYLVSSGRASIAGLNEGNVKHVAKCIDEVVRSV
- a CDS encoding Pre-mRNA-splicing factor prp1, whose product is MERKSFLDQEPPPGYIAGIGRGATGFTTQADLGSSRRLPAGSFAPEDDNNVDEDGRFLDADNDDTGRFGSVADEDDDADRIYDEIEAKLQRKKARPRKRALKNALEDENKVQVQEISIGQSIRTIGEEFKEYKEKLSEVSTEDWLNLPDSGDFTKRNKRARKEMQERQRFYRNSDFVTSGLRDVGSTGDQALLDEKDVDLTGLSLAKEKVLAGQLTNLRDDKAESVDAETYLSQLQEVSGEISTEIGDYHKTRTLFAKMRETNPYKPDAWIASARLEYEAKKYKRARELIQQGCEKCPKSEEAWLVNIEMNKQDVSVCKVIIAEAVRYNTKSVRLWLCAASLETDSVSKKRILRKALEFLPRSSELWLEVVKYEEDETMALRMLQKATELVPGNVLLWLEYARRGNSKQILEEALEKVDSADAHTVWIEMAKEEEQRTGNEVKIGHIVESCFEHTSLDRETWLDIASQCEKGGFSLVARAIVFNSMNLGVTDDDKLDVWKADALERSPEISRSIYMFITANFPQDIESWMNFIKMEKTLKQYDQLYVVYEMATRANPKYEMFYLMYAKDKWKEDGDVEKAKAIIEEGLQINPDSEDLWFAALKLRSGEEARQLFVKCREQLGKKTARVWYKNVTFERQNENLIAAKKLAEQGIQHHPKEFKLYLQWGQILEEENRLTQAAEIYLKGTLMCPNSPLLWVYLVRAYEKLGNLIKARSILDQAVISNPFSDQIQLERVLLEERAHNRSQAERILSTALKKLPNSAVLWRQNILYAKPSHRKNLYTTALNSTNDHPMIILTIAKDMWLSGKVARAKQFFDACYEKDAGYGDYYIHYYAFLMKHGTKGEIRELEARFKENDPHSGEEWCALMKDVHRKDTDLELLRKAAEKAAGKK
- a CDS encoding CDP-diacylglycerol--serineO-phosphatidyltransferase, translated to MSQRLSRRAKKSSIPPPESAMSDASDSEGASIENIKTRRSSSMSSIFSLTDEPLPPPNETDIIAFTSDNRHLSFIRNLHMADFITMLNGFSGFYSIISCLRFTLTRQSHYVQRAIFFIFLGLFFDFFDGKVARLRNKASLIGQELDSLADLISFGVAPASIAFAIGLQTTLDALCLTFCVLCGLGRLARFNVTVSNIPKDFTGKSKYFEGLPIPSSLWLVFLMSFLVYKQWTAADLPLGLLWEGKFYEWHPFSGLFFVQGCLMISKSLRIPKP